A region from the Bacillota bacterium genome encodes:
- a CDS encoding 4Fe-4S dicluster domain-containing protein — translation MKEIFVDVSRCLGCKSCELACAVAHSGSQSLFSALFESVPPRKRIYVHAGERFSVPINCRHCEEAGCVAVCPTGAMHREEGTGAVLHDPTRCLGCGFCEMACPFGVITRAFGSKIVAKCDRCLDRKVPACVEACPTRALLFIAPEEAQQLKRQRLADQFFLPCTQTAG, via the coding sequence TTGAAAGAGATTTTCGTTGATGTGAGCCGCTGTTTGGGTTGCAAGTCGTGCGAACTTGCCTGTGCCGTCGCCCATTCCGGGTCTCAATCTCTCTTTAGTGCTCTTTTCGAGTCTGTACCTCCCCGTAAACGGATCTACGTTCATGCCGGAGAGCGCTTTTCCGTTCCCATCAACTGCCGCCACTGCGAGGAGGCCGGGTGTGTTGCCGTCTGTCCAACGGGAGCCATGCACAGGGAAGAGGGAACGGGAGCGGTTCTCCACGACCCCACGCGCTGTCTTGGTTGTGGATTTTGCGAAATGGCCTGCCCGTTTGGCGTGATCACCCGCGCTTTTGGGAGCAAGATCGTGGCAAAGTGCGACCGCTGCCTGGACCGCAAGGTCCCTGCATGCGTTGAGGCCTGTCCGACCCGCGCCCTTCTCTTCATTGCCCCTGAAGAGGCCCAGCAGCTGAAGCGCCAGCGCCTCGCAGACCAGTTTTTCCTTCCCTGCACCCAGACGGCCGGCTAG
- a CDS encoding MFS transporter gives MRRVLPGRSPQKGPEERGFRSCFGIFKAYPFLPGVGLVSFLSTVGLAVIIPTLPLYLKNSLGFSAGVIGLMLSVYAATETLAKTPLGIFSDRFGRRPVILCGLLLAALVPAGFVFARSPLAFVFLQILNGLGVAAFWPILSALIADRVRAEERAAALSVVNMAYLSALGVGPALGTYLNHFLKTGTGAFQAAAVLLFGSFCLGLAVLPRCGPGFAGGKGGRAPEAREPDLSPARSSHSNPFSVMLFISLLQQFGIGLLAGTFILYVNRQLGFSQGEIGTALLIPAAAVALLALPLGRYADRIGKPRAVQFAYLISAGALALVPFLVQVWQLVLAVALLALAYVAGAPAWLALASVLAPSGKKGTALAGISTMQSLGFILGSPAGGFLYDHLHPRAPLFACSAILFLCLVLALIFLPGDLLRASRS, from the coding sequence GTGAGACGAGTGCTGCCCGGCAGAAGCCCCCAGAAAGGCCCTGAAGAACGAGGCTTCCGCTCCTGTTTTGGGATTTTTAAGGCCTACCCCTTTTTGCCCGGCGTCGGCCTGGTTTCTTTTTTAAGCACGGTTGGCCTTGCCGTGATCATTCCCACCCTCCCCCTCTACCTGAAGAACAGCCTGGGCTTCAGTGCCGGCGTGATCGGTCTGATGCTTTCGGTGTATGCCGCAACCGAGACTCTGGCAAAGACGCCCTTAGGGATCTTCAGCGACCGCTTCGGGCGGCGCCCCGTGATCCTTTGCGGCCTTCTTCTTGCCGCTCTTGTTCCTGCAGGCTTCGTCTTTGCCCGCTCCCCCCTTGCCTTTGTTTTCCTGCAGATCCTCAACGGGCTTGGGGTTGCTGCCTTCTGGCCGATTCTTTCCGCCCTGATTGCGGACAGGGTGCGGGCCGAGGAGCGCGCCGCGGCCCTTTCTGTGGTCAACATGGCCTATCTTTCGGCCCTGGGAGTTGGCCCCGCCCTGGGCACCTATCTCAACCATTTTTTGAAGACCGGAACCGGCGCCTTTCAGGCTGCCGCAGTCCTGCTGTTCGGCTCCTTTTGCCTGGGTTTAGCCGTGCTTCCCCGGTGCGGCCCCGGGTTCGCCGGGGGAAAGGGAGGCCGGGCGCCGGAGGCCCGGGAACCAGATCTTTCTCCTGCGCGTTCCTCTCATTCCAATCCCTTCTCCGTGATGCTTTTTATTTCTCTCCTCCAGCAGTTCGGGATCGGCCTCCTTGCCGGAACTTTCATCCTCTACGTCAACCGCCAGCTGGGATTCAGTCAGGGCGAGATCGGGACCGCATTATTGATTCCCGCTGCGGCCGTTGCCCTTCTTGCCCTTCCCCTGGGCCGGTACGCGGACCGGATCGGGAAGCCCCGCGCCGTTCAGTTCGCCTATCTGATCAGTGCAGGGGCGCTTGCCCTGGTGCCCTTTCTGGTTCAGGTCTGGCAGCTGGTGCTTGCCGTTGCTTTGCTGGCCCTGGCTTATGTGGCGGGAGCCCCGGCCTGGCTTGCGCTTGCGAGCGTGCTCGCGCCCTCCGGTAAAAAGGGAACGGCCCTCGCCGGAATCAGCACCATGCAGAGCCTCGGCTTCATTCTGGGCTCCCCGGCCGGGGGGTTTCTCTACGATCATCTGCACCCGCGCGCTCCCCTTTTCGCCTGCAGTGCGATCCTCTTTCTCTGCCTGGTTCTTGCCTTAATTTTCCTGCCCGGCGACCTCCTGAGAGCTTCGCGCTCTTGA
- the csrA gene encoding carbon storage regulator CsrA, whose translation MLVLTRKAGQSIIIGEEIIVTVLEVRGDQVRLGVQAPRELSVHREEIYNLIRSENIAAVQADARALNGLEKLFKTNPPEKSVEEEGGKL comes from the coding sequence ATGCTTGTTTTAACGCGAAAGGCGGGGCAGAGCATCATTATTGGAGAGGAGATTATCGTCACCGTTCTCGAGGTCCGGGGAGACCAGGTGCGGCTCGGGGTGCAGGCCCCGCGGGAGCTTTCGGTCCACCGGGAGGAAATTTACAACCTGATCCGGAGCGAAAACATCGCGGCCGTTCAGGCCGATGCCCGCGCCCTGAACGGCCTGGAAAAACTTTTTAAAACAAACCCCCCTGAAAAATCTGTTGAGGAAGAAGGCGGGAAGCTTTAA